A stretch of Paenibacillus peoriae DNA encodes these proteins:
- a CDS encoding methyl-accepting chemotaxis protein: MNLTIKAKMILSAILIPSVIAAMLLTNYILSVHSENEYKDIMNREEAIAYNSKSLQFLLNGISNDERAYLLTRDEQYGKEIGNKQSEVAKLLQETEALLSTGNEDSSKKMTDLKTGINTYMNQVHRLLTTAGYQSTRDDAFPPFSDLLDDFENERVLRKQLDTKVVAFVKAQEDMVTVKVQQAHQTMTNTSLITSIVGLLVIIYSIFQSIVLIRSIRPLHHMNEQLLEMSEGGGDLRSRLDITSKDEIGMIASSYNKLIEGFRSIIVDAQDTARTLTVTAERVSVSTEEMNQANRHTSGVMEELAAGMEHQVDDITQTTDTVKELAHELEHIAATSQQVYELSDTAAKDAEAGEQSIGQAMRQMEKVSESVDSSARAVRSLSEQAEQIGMIGAVITGIAKQTGMLALNASIEAARAGEQGKGFAVVASEVRRLAEQVSVSAAEITQFVQNIQEHVGNVASSMQTGTVEVQSGVKVMQSAETAFRQIGSSIQQVSEQIHSVNRSVEQMSGGSERMVEAVERIREVAEQSAGGTQSVSAAAEEQLASMEEIASSIHTLADMSQLLNARVGGFKV, translated from the coding sequence ATGAATTTAACGATTAAGGCCAAAATGATTCTTAGCGCGATACTGATCCCGAGTGTGATTGCAGCAATGCTGCTGACCAATTACATTTTAAGCGTACATAGTGAGAATGAGTACAAGGATATTATGAATCGTGAAGAGGCTATTGCGTATAACTCGAAGTCTCTTCAATTTTTGTTAAACGGCATATCTAATGATGAGCGGGCATATTTGCTAACTCGTGACGAACAGTATGGGAAAGAGATCGGAAACAAGCAAAGTGAAGTTGCAAAGTTGCTACAGGAGACAGAAGCTCTGCTTAGTACAGGCAATGAGGATTCTAGTAAAAAGATGACTGATCTCAAGACGGGGATTAATACCTATATGAATCAAGTTCATCGTTTACTGACTACAGCGGGGTATCAGAGTACAAGAGATGACGCTTTCCCGCCATTTTCTGATTTGCTCGATGATTTTGAAAACGAACGGGTGTTGCGCAAGCAACTTGATACCAAGGTAGTAGCCTTCGTCAAAGCTCAAGAGGATATGGTGACGGTGAAAGTACAGCAAGCGCACCAAACGATGACGAATACATCCTTGATTACGAGTATTGTAGGGCTTCTGGTTATCATTTACAGTATTTTTCAATCCATCGTTCTGATTCGTTCAATTCGTCCATTACACCATATGAATGAGCAACTGTTGGAAATGTCTGAAGGTGGGGGAGATTTGCGTAGCCGACTGGATATTACGTCCAAAGACGAAATCGGTATGATTGCAAGCTCCTACAACAAGCTTATTGAGGGATTCCGCAGTATTATAGTGGATGCTCAGGATACGGCGCGTACATTAACCGTAACCGCAGAACGGGTTAGCGTAAGTACAGAGGAAATGAATCAGGCCAATCGTCATACTTCCGGTGTAATGGAAGAATTAGCGGCTGGTATGGAGCATCAGGTCGACGATATTACACAAACTACAGATACTGTGAAAGAGCTTGCCCACGAACTGGAGCATATTGCAGCTACGAGCCAGCAGGTATATGAGTTGTCTGATACAGCCGCTAAAGATGCAGAAGCAGGGGAACAATCTATAGGTCAGGCTATGCGTCAGATGGAGAAGGTAAGCGAAAGTGTAGACAGCTCTGCACGTGCTGTACGTTCACTTAGTGAACAGGCCGAACAGATTGGCATGATTGGAGCTGTTATTACTGGAATTGCTAAACAGACAGGAATGCTGGCGCTCAACGCGTCGATTGAAGCGGCAAGAGCCGGAGAGCAGGGCAAAGGATTTGCAGTTGTAGCCTCTGAGGTAAGAAGATTGGCCGAGCAGGTATCGGTTTCAGCAGCAGAAATCACACAATTTGTGCAAAATATTCAGGAGCATGTTGGAAATGTCGCTTCCAGTATGCAGACAGGGACGGTTGAAGTGCAGTCTGGCGTAAAGGTCATGCAATCCGCAGAAACCGCATTTCGTCAGATTGGAAGTTCCATTCAACAGGTCAGCGAACAGATTCACAGTGTAAACCGGTCCGTAGAACAAATGTCCGGCGGATCAGAGCGAATGGTGGAAGCAGTAGAACGTATTCGTGAAGTAGCAGAGCAGTCGGCAGGGGGAACCCAGAGCGTCAGTGCGGCGGCAGAAGAGCAACTGGCTTCCATGGAGGAAATTGCATCATCTATTCATACACTGGCGGATATGTCGCAGCTACTAAATGCAAGGGTCGGTGGATTTAAAGTGTAG
- a CDS encoding MFS transporter, translating into MQQNKGNLLALGSIPLMMTLGNSMLIPVLPEIGRKLHVSSFRISMLITVYAVVAILLIPIAGYLSDRFGRKAVIVPCLILTVIGGGISAAGAWLLHDSAAYWTIIAGRLLQGAGAAGAFPIVIPLVGDLYENEDEASKNLGVVETYNTFGKVLSPILGAALGAVLWFLPLAVIPGLCLISLILVLWLIHVPKRKNQPIMFREFVGNVKRVLAEKGRWLYAIFAMGGICMFVIFGVLFYLSDILESRYNLHGVWKGFVLAIPLISLCLCSYVGGKIIGKHKKRMKWIGFSGLAILTISFAILGFIQNIYAVIGLFTLGGGGIGLALPCLDSLITKGIEKEERGTITALYSSMRFVGVSLGPPVVSLLLGSSGHGLLFGVMAAVGGIAALLMLFAVRPKQDEPTDDKSTDRMSVNEEQTSVSREKPRSPKLRRKTPAK; encoded by the coding sequence ATGCAACAAAATAAGGGGAATCTGCTTGCGTTAGGTTCCATCCCGCTGATGATGACGCTGGGTAATTCCATGCTGATTCCTGTGTTACCGGAAATCGGACGTAAGCTACATGTAAGCTCTTTTCGGATTAGCATGTTGATTACAGTATATGCGGTGGTGGCCATTTTACTGATACCGATTGCGGGCTATCTCTCCGACCGATTTGGCCGTAAGGCGGTGATTGTTCCCTGTCTGATTCTGACGGTGATTGGTGGGGGGATTTCTGCAGCGGGAGCATGGCTGCTTCACGATTCGGCAGCATACTGGACCATTATTGCAGGCCGTCTACTTCAGGGTGCGGGAGCGGCAGGGGCTTTTCCTATAGTCATTCCGCTTGTGGGTGATCTGTACGAGAATGAGGATGAGGCCAGTAAGAACCTGGGGGTCGTCGAGACTTACAACACATTTGGCAAAGTGCTAAGTCCGATACTCGGTGCCGCATTGGGAGCTGTTCTATGGTTTTTGCCACTGGCCGTAATTCCAGGCCTCTGTCTGATTTCGCTCATTTTGGTGCTTTGGCTGATCCATGTGCCTAAGCGTAAGAACCAACCGATTATGTTTCGGGAGTTTGTGGGAAATGTGAAGCGGGTGCTTGCCGAAAAAGGACGTTGGCTCTATGCTATTTTCGCTATGGGCGGCATTTGTATGTTTGTCATTTTTGGCGTCTTGTTCTACTTATCCGACATCTTGGAAAGTCGTTACAACCTCCATGGAGTGTGGAAAGGTTTTGTGTTAGCCATTCCGCTGATTTCCCTCTGTCTGTGTTCTTATGTAGGAGGCAAGATCATCGGCAAGCACAAAAAGCGTATGAAGTGGATCGGTTTCAGTGGTTTGGCCATATTGACGATCAGCTTTGCCATTCTCGGATTTATCCAAAATATTTATGCGGTGATCGGACTGTTTACGTTAGGGGGCGGCGGAATTGGGCTTGCGCTGCCTTGTTTGGATTCTCTCATTACAAAGGGAATTGAAAAAGAGGAACGCGGAACCATTACTGCCCTGTATAGCAGCATGCGCTTTGTCGGGGTGTCACTAGGCCCTCCGGTTGTATCCTTGCTGCTGGGCAGCAGTGGACATGGTCTGCTCTTTGGCGTGATGGCCGCAGTGGGAGGCATTGCAGCTCTGCTGATGCTGTTTGCGGTCAGACCCAAGCAGGATGAACCCACAGATGACAAATCCACGGACCGTATGAGTGTAAATGAGGAGCAAACAAGCGTGTCCCGGGAAAAGCCTCGTTCTCCCAAGCTAAGACGCAAAACTCCTGCGAAATAA
- a CDS encoding MFS transporter translates to MQQGKQPLWTKEFIVLTVSNLFLFLELQMILSSIPSYVKNTFHASSVQVSLVTTLFALSAIAARLFSARMLEKGHRSTLIFVGLLFALAGTLGYSVSPTITVLLLMRMLFGIGFGMSSTAFPTMASDVIPPKRLGEGMGFFSLSTSLAMSIGPTIGISMLQYGSFNLLAYTTAAVIVVIFPLAYWLIRTLPKGHIEPPMVPLEEGRKPAFNRKLWVPALLNMLMSITYGGLLGFMALYGDEANLAHPAYFFLFNAVSVLIVRPFSGRIYDKKGAKALLIPGSLFLIGGLILLSYAHSDVFMYMSALCYGIGFGVMQPTLQTWMIQVVSPKQRGMANGMFLNSLDFGVAAGALILGIIAKASDYAWMYRLSSLFVVLFLLIYVIQIVVSRKPKTHLPLEG, encoded by the coding sequence ATGCAACAAGGCAAGCAACCTCTTTGGACCAAGGAATTTATCGTTCTTACGGTTTCCAATTTATTTTTGTTTCTGGAATTACAGATGATCCTATCTTCCATTCCTTCTTATGTGAAAAATACATTCCACGCTAGTTCCGTTCAGGTGAGTCTCGTTACCACCTTATTCGCTTTAAGTGCGATTGCAGCACGACTCTTTTCAGCCCGTATGCTGGAAAAGGGACATCGCAGTACCCTGATCTTCGTGGGACTGCTGTTTGCATTGGCAGGAACGCTGGGGTACAGTGTTTCGCCAACGATTACAGTGCTTCTGCTCATGCGGATGTTATTTGGGATTGGCTTCGGTATGAGTAGCACGGCCTTTCCAACGATGGCCTCTGACGTCATCCCGCCCAAACGTCTCGGTGAAGGAATGGGCTTCTTTAGTCTGTCCACTAGTCTAGCGATGTCGATTGGGCCGACCATCGGCATTTCGATGCTTCAATACGGGAGTTTCAACCTGCTTGCCTATACGACAGCAGCTGTAATTGTTGTGATATTCCCGTTGGCTTACTGGCTGATTCGTACACTACCCAAAGGGCACATCGAACCACCTATGGTTCCTTTGGAAGAAGGGCGAAAACCGGCATTTAACCGTAAATTGTGGGTTCCCGCCTTGTTGAACATGCTGATGTCTATCACATATGGTGGATTACTCGGCTTTATGGCGCTTTACGGGGATGAAGCAAATCTGGCACATCCGGCCTACTTTTTCCTGTTTAATGCGGTATCCGTGCTGATCGTGCGTCCCTTCTCGGGCCGTATTTATGACAAAAAAGGGGCAAAAGCACTGCTCATCCCTGGCTCCCTGTTTTTAATTGGCGGTCTGATCCTGCTTTCCTACGCACACAGTGATGTCTTCATGTATATGTCTGCTCTTTGCTACGGTATCGGGTTTGGTGTCATGCAGCCGACCCTCCAAACCTGGATGATTCAGGTCGTGTCTCCTAAACAGAGGGGCATGGCAAACGGTATGTTTCTCAATTCCCTCGATTTCGGGGTTGCAGCCGGAGCGCTTATACTTGGCATTATCGCCAAAGCAAGTGATTATGCGTGGATGTACCGTCTTTCCTCGCTGTTTGTTGTACTGTTCTTACTAATCTATGTCATACAAATCGTTGTGAGCCGCAAGCCTAAGACGCATCTCCCTCTAGAAGGGTAG
- a CDS encoding MarR family winged helix-turn-helix transcriptional regulator produces the protein MNNLPPDCSIGMLLGITHRKMSQQLLQRLKPYDISPEQWSVLFQIYQAEGLNQKEIAAKAVKDQPTTTRIIDLLDKKGWVRRVNSPQDRRAYLLHLTETGRQLVEKTLPVELDTNHDFVKGISSADLKQFRRTLLQIHANMTESEKQGEND, from the coding sequence ATGAATAACTTGCCTCCCGATTGTTCCATTGGGATGTTGCTCGGGATTACTCACCGCAAAATGAGTCAGCAGCTCTTGCAGCGCCTCAAACCTTATGATATTTCCCCAGAGCAATGGTCGGTTCTGTTCCAAATCTATCAGGCTGAGGGTTTAAATCAGAAAGAAATTGCAGCTAAGGCCGTGAAGGACCAGCCTACCACGACTCGAATTATTGATTTGTTGGACAAGAAGGGCTGGGTACGGCGTGTAAATAGCCCACAGGATCGTCGGGCCTATTTGCTTCATCTGACTGAAACAGGCCGACAGCTTGTGGAGAAGACTCTTCCTGTCGAACTTGATACCAATCACGATTTTGTAAAAGGAATTTCCTCGGCCGATCTGAAGCAATTCCGCCGGACTCTTTTACAAATTCACGCCAACATGACCGAATCAGAAAAACAAGGAGAGAACGATTAA
- a CDS encoding IS1182 family transposase (programmed frameshift) — protein MLRSNCEKQQSYEFVSIEDLVPQDHLLRKVDKYIDFSFIDDKVRPLYCADNGRPAIDPTVLFKMIFLGYFYGIRSERQLEREIQTNLAYRWFLGLGLTDKVPDHTTISWNRRTRFKDTTIFQDIFDEIVLQAISHRMVGGRVLVTDSTHVKANANRHQYTKEQVLQNTKDYMDELNEAVKDDRRNHGKKPLKSREEVNEEKEIKVSKTDPDSGYMIRDGKPEGFFYLDHRTVDMKYNLITDVYVTPGNVHDSVPYLSRLDRQRERFGFQVEAVALDSGYLTTPICRGLQNRKIFAVIAHRRFHPRQGLFPKWKFEYDAKRNAYRCPAQQELPYRTTDRKGYRQYASDPAQCQHCPLLSQCTQSRNHRKVVTRHVWEDSKEWVRSNRLSPSGKKLYRKRKETIERSFADAKELHGFRYCRLRGLPNVREQALMTAAVQNMKKMAIHLDRLEKQG, from the exons ATGCTACGCTCCAACTGCGAAAAACAACAATCCTACGAATTTGTTTCCATCGAAGATCTGGTTCCTCAAGATCACTTGCTCCGCAAAGTAGATAAGTATATCGATTTTTCGTTTATCGATGATAAAGTTCGACCACTGTATTGTGCAGACAACGGGCGTCCTGCCATTGATCCTACCGTATTGTTTAAAATGATCTTTCTCGGTTATTTCTATGGCATTCGCTCAGAACGGCAACTCGAGCGAGAAATTCAGACGAACCTAGCTTATCGTTGGTTTCTGGGGTTGGGCTTAACGGATAAAGTTCCGGACCATACGACGATTAGCTGGAATCGTCGCACTCGCTTTAAAGACACCACGATCTTTCAAGATATCTTCGATGAAATTGTGCTGCAGGCGATCTCTCACCGAATGGTGGGTGGGCGTGTTCTCGTCACCGATTCCACACACGTCAAAGCCAATGCTAACAGGCACCAGTACACCAAAGAACAAGTGTTGCAGAATACTAAAGACTATATGGACGAGCTGAACGAAGCGGTGAAGGATGACCGGAGAAACCACGGAAAAAAGCCTT TAAAATCCCGAGAGGAAGTGAACGAAGAAAAAGAAATTAAAGTGAGCAAAACAGACCCGGACAGCGGCTATATGATCCGTGATGGCAAGCCCGAAGGCTTCTTCTATCTGGACCACCGCACGGTGGATATGAAGTACAATCTGATTACGGACGTGTATGTGACACCAGGGAATGTACATGATTCTGTCCCCTATTTGTCCCGTTTGGATCGCCAAAGAGAACGTTTTGGTTTTCAAGTAGAAGCTGTTGCACTAGATTCAGGTTATTTAACAACGCCGATTTGCCGAGGTTTGCAGAACCGAAAGATTTTTGCCGTGATTGCTCACCGAAGATTCCATCCCAGACAAGGACTGTTTCCGAAATGGAAGTTTGAATACGATGCCAAACGCAATGCGTATAGATGCCCAGCCCAACAGGAACTGCCCTACCGAACGACGGACCGTAAGGGATACCGGCAGTATGCCTCTGACCCAGCTCAGTGCCAGCATTGCCCACTGCTAAGTCAGTGTACCCAGTCTCGAAACCACCGCAAAGTGGTGACTCGGCATGTCTGGGAAGACAGCAAAGAGTGGGTACGGAGCAACCGGCTGAGCCCATCTGGTAAAAAGCTGTACCGCAAACGAAAAGAGACGATTGAGCGAAGCTTCGCGGATGCCAAAGAGCTCCATGGGTTTCGCTATTGCCGTTTGCGCGGTCTTCCAAACGTCAGGGAACAAGCCCTTATGACGGCAGCCGTGCAGAACATGAAGAAGATGGCGATCCACCTAGATCGCCTGGAGAAACAGGGGTAA
- the fsa gene encoding fructose-6-phosphate aldolase: MKFFLDTGNIEEIKRIERLGLVDGVTTNPSLIAKEGRVFKEVIQEICSIVEGPVSAEVIGLKAEDMLKEAYDIAKWAPNVVIKLPMTEDGLYACNELTKNGIKTNVTLIFSAAQGLMAAKAGATFISPFVGRLDDIAVDGMKLIRELRQILDIHGLKSEIIAASIRNIKHVEDAALSGAHIATIPGSLLPSLWKHPLTDSGIERFLKDWETVPKA, translated from the coding sequence ATGAAATTTTTCTTGGATACTGGTAACATTGAAGAAATCAAACGTATTGAACGTTTGGGTCTGGTTGATGGTGTAACAACGAACCCTTCACTGATCGCTAAGGAAGGTCGAGTGTTCAAGGAAGTCATTCAGGAGATTTGCAGTATCGTTGAAGGTCCCGTAAGTGCTGAGGTTATTGGTCTGAAGGCTGAAGATATGCTCAAAGAAGCTTATGATATCGCCAAGTGGGCACCGAACGTGGTTATCAAGCTTCCTATGACTGAAGATGGCTTGTATGCTTGTAACGAGCTGACCAAGAACGGAATCAAAACGAATGTAACACTGATTTTCTCCGCGGCTCAAGGTTTGATGGCAGCCAAAGCTGGCGCTACTTTTATCAGCCCGTTCGTAGGACGTCTGGATGATATCGCTGTTGACGGTATGAAGCTGATTCGTGAACTGAGACAAATTTTGGACATTCATGGTCTGAAATCCGAAATCATCGCCGCATCCATCCGCAATATTAAGCATGTAGAAGATGCTGCTCTGTCTGGTGCACATATTGCCACCATTCCAGGTTCCTTGCTCCCTTCTCTGTGGAAACACCCACTGACAGACAGTGGTATCGAACGCTTCCTGAAGGACTGGGAAACCGTACCTAAAGCTTAA
- a CDS encoding CBS domain-containing protein, with product MSEDAEIYRSTLFIMYSTPLHKEVIIIQLSERQREIVDIVQRLAPVTGDKIAETLGLTRPTLRSDLALLVMLGLVDAKPKVGYLPGRHPKYDSHIGNMLKKLTVADILSDPILISGDTTAYDAVLMLFQQNTGTLMVTGEEQELIGIVTRKDLLKVMLGHTDLHTVPVTMAMTRRAQMTTLAPEDTLLEAISKLIRHQVNCLPVLDEQCSSSTPIRELVGRVTKTDIMNAILSLTEDKT from the coding sequence TTGTCGGAAGATGCTGAAATTTACCGATCTACGCTCTTTATAATGTATTCTACCCCACTCCATAAGGAGGTAATCATTATTCAACTGTCTGAAAGACAGCGGGAAATTGTTGATATTGTCCAGCGTCTGGCACCTGTTACGGGGGATAAAATTGCTGAAACACTGGGATTGACGCGTCCGACTCTCCGTTCTGACCTTGCTCTGCTCGTTATGCTCGGACTGGTGGATGCCAAGCCGAAGGTAGGCTACCTGCCAGGGCGTCATCCTAAATATGATAGTCATATCGGCAACATGCTCAAAAAGCTGACGGTGGCGGATATACTTAGTGATCCGATTTTGATTTCCGGTGACACTACCGCCTATGATGCGGTGCTGATGCTGTTTCAGCAAAATACAGGTACCCTGATGGTCACAGGAGAGGAGCAGGAGCTCATTGGAATTGTTACCCGCAAGGATTTGCTGAAGGTCATGCTGGGGCATACCGATCTTCACACCGTCCCGGTGACCATGGCAATGACGCGCCGGGCCCAAATGACGACGCTTGCTCCAGAAGACACTTTACTGGAAGCGATATCGAAACTGATTCGGCATCAGGTCAATTGTCTTCCAGTTTTGGACGAGCAATGTAGCTCCTCAACTCCAATTCGGGAGTTGGTAGGACGGGTTACGAAAACGGACATCATGAACGCCATTCTGAGCTTGACAGAAGATAAAACGTAA
- a CDS encoding TraX family protein — MYWLAMLTMLIDHVGLVFFPTDPAWRIAGRLAFPIYAYALYAGYTHTRDMQSYMLRLLGLALISQVPYMLAFDVLRPNVIWTLLTSLLALAAASRLKHWTAVTCLYVVSALVMELSQMDYGAYGLLLVLIYRYTRSYMMIAAHFVLNVVYDMVHHANLQHFSLLSSILIVCFATGESGFYSRVPRWLWRSFYPVHLAVIAAIRIWP, encoded by the coding sequence ATGTACTGGTTGGCCATGCTGACGATGCTGATTGACCATGTCGGACTTGTGTTTTTTCCGACGGATCCGGCTTGGAGAATTGCCGGCAGGCTTGCTTTTCCAATCTACGCGTACGCGCTGTATGCGGGATATACTCATACCCGAGACATGCAGAGCTATATGCTCCGTCTACTCGGACTGGCTCTGATTTCTCAGGTGCCCTATATGCTGGCGTTTGATGTGCTTAGACCGAACGTAATCTGGACGCTATTGACCTCGTTGCTTGCGTTGGCTGCTGCATCCCGCTTGAAGCATTGGACGGCTGTAACGTGCCTGTACGTCGTCTCAGCTCTGGTTATGGAGCTCAGCCAGATGGATTACGGAGCCTATGGACTGCTGTTGGTTCTGATTTATCGATACACCCGTTCATATATGATGATTGCAGCCCATTTTGTTTTGAACGTAGTGTATGACATGGTGCATCACGCGAATCTTCAGCACTTTAGTCTGCTGTCCAGTATTCTGATCGTATGTTTTGCAACTGGAGAAAGCGGATTTTATAGTCGGGTACCGCGTTGGTTGTGGCGTAGCTTTTACCCGGTACATCTGGCTGTTATCGCGGCAATTCGCATCTGGCCCTAA
- a CDS encoding polysaccharide deacetylase family protein has product MKHTFFKRTLLIISLLAILGILVYEARSIYHTPTVKGAHRTRTANADRLVRHLFSMTPTPDKVYYQNKVIVLMYHEVTKTPPDPGALKLSNLTRQLDEMKANGFHWITMKEYTDFILHKAKVPDNAVLMTFDDGYESFYTDTFPVLKKYQVPATNFLITSTISNPKHIGIPKLTWDQIHQMHAEGIDFYNHTNDQHAYGYSNTARTQQKPLLMAPVYSKKLGRMETEEEFKQRVSTDLDMADKKLFKHLHNDQNVLAFPYGGYTKETMEICRSLGIDVTFTVKRGINSPGQTNGYRVNAGGIHNIPEVLVQYMKEGAPLRPLPFAQGPNKVS; this is encoded by the coding sequence ATGAAACACACTTTTTTTAAAAGAACGTTGCTAATCATAAGTTTGTTGGCTATTTTAGGAATTTTGGTGTATGAAGCACGTAGCATATACCACACACCTACAGTTAAAGGGGCTCATCGTACACGCACAGCTAATGCAGATCGACTGGTACGCCATTTATTTTCAATGACGCCTACACCAGATAAAGTATATTACCAAAACAAAGTAATTGTCCTGATGTATCATGAGGTGACCAAGACTCCACCTGATCCCGGTGCTCTCAAGCTTAGTAATTTAACGAGGCAGTTGGACGAAATGAAAGCTAACGGCTTCCACTGGATCACGATGAAAGAGTATACGGATTTTATTTTACATAAAGCCAAGGTTCCTGATAATGCGGTACTTATGACATTCGACGATGGCTACGAGTCCTTTTATACGGACACTTTTCCTGTGTTGAAAAAGTACCAGGTACCGGCAACCAATTTTCTCATCACGTCCACGATCAGCAATCCCAAACATATTGGTATTCCAAAGCTGACATGGGATCAAATTCATCAGATGCATGCTGAAGGCATTGATTTCTACAATCATACCAATGACCAGCATGCTTACGGATACTCCAACACAGCGCGCACCCAACAAAAGCCGCTTCTGATGGCTCCAGTGTATTCGAAAAAGCTGGGGCGAATGGAAACCGAGGAAGAGTTCAAACAGCGAGTTTCTACCGATTTGGACATGGCTGACAAGAAGCTGTTCAAGCATCTACACAATGATCAGAATGTACTTGCCTTCCCTTATGGTGGGTATACCAAGGAGACGATGGAAATTTGCCGTTCCTTGGGTATTGACGTTACGTTTACGGTGAAACGCGGGATTAACTCGCCAGGGCAAACGAACGGCTATCGCGTCAATGCAGGTGGAATACACAATATTCCCGAAGTATTGGTGCAATACATGAAGGAAGGTGCTCCCCTTCGCCCACTTCCTTTTGCTCAAGGTCCCAACAAGGTATCCTAA